A single genomic interval of Microbacterium sp. LWO14-1.2 harbors:
- a CDS encoding sugar phosphate isomerase/epimerase, whose product MALPEASVQLYTLAAEFSADMEGSLDKLAAIGLRNVEAFDFVGRPDEIRAALDASGLASPTGHAPLLSDELWTPDGSIPTPAPEVVFEAAAKVGIKTVIDPFVVTDRWLTLEGVTDIAERLNALTETAAGFGLEVGYHNHAQEFLAEFDGQTAYERFIALTDERVAIELDLYWALVGGQDVTALVSLLGDRLVAAHVKDGVAPETNPFAPGAEAFGSDSLDQRHAGTGDVPLAEALRAASDLKYAIIEYDNAPGDVFADIAASYAFLIEGGFAR is encoded by the coding sequence GTGGCCCTGCCAGAAGCATCGGTCCAGCTCTACACGCTCGCGGCGGAGTTCTCCGCCGACATGGAGGGGTCGCTCGACAAGCTCGCCGCGATCGGCCTGCGCAACGTCGAGGCGTTCGACTTCGTCGGCCGGCCCGACGAGATCCGCGCAGCCCTCGACGCCTCCGGTCTCGCCTCGCCGACCGGGCACGCGCCCCTGCTCTCCGACGAGCTGTGGACCCCGGACGGCTCGATCCCCACCCCCGCGCCCGAGGTCGTCTTCGAGGCAGCGGCGAAGGTCGGCATCAAGACCGTCATCGACCCCTTCGTCGTCACCGACCGCTGGCTGACGCTCGAGGGCGTCACCGACATCGCCGAGCGTCTGAACGCCCTCACCGAGACCGCCGCCGGCTTCGGCCTCGAGGTCGGCTACCACAACCACGCGCAGGAGTTCCTCGCGGAGTTCGACGGGCAGACCGCGTACGAGCGCTTCATCGCCCTCACCGACGAGCGCGTCGCCATCGAGCTCGACCTGTACTGGGCGCTGGTCGGCGGACAGGACGTCACCGCGCTCGTGTCGCTGCTCGGCGACCGCCTCGTCGCCGCCCACGTGAAGGACGGCGTCGCACCCGAGACCAACCCGTTCGCGCCCGGCGCCGAGGCCTTCGGCTCCGACTCCCTCGACCAGCGCCACGCCGGCACGGGCGACGTGCCTCTCGCCGAGGCGCTGCGCGCGGCATCCGACCTGAAGTACGCGATCATCGAGTACGACAACGCCCCGGGTGACGTGTTCGCCGACATCGCAGCGAGCTACGCGTTCCTCATCGAGGGCGGTTTCGCCCGATGA
- a CDS encoding VOC family protein, which yields MTAFDSTHAFSGFSVDDIDAARTFYGDVLGMDVTTNEMGFLDIALGDGASILVYAKPNHEPASFTVLNFPVDDVEAAVDELNARGVVTKIYDDPQLGTDAKGISHGQPGRGPDIAWFRDPAGNVLAVLAPN from the coding sequence ATGACGGCATTCGACAGCACCCACGCGTTCAGCGGATTCAGCGTCGACGACATCGACGCCGCCCGCACCTTCTACGGCGACGTCCTCGGCATGGACGTGACGACAAACGAGATGGGGTTCCTCGACATCGCGCTCGGCGACGGCGCATCGATCCTCGTCTACGCGAAGCCGAATCACGAGCCGGCGAGCTTCACCGTTCTCAACTTCCCGGTGGACGACGTCGAGGCGGCGGTCGACGAGCTCAACGCGCGCGGCGTGGTCACCAAGATCTACGACGACCCGCAGCTCGGCACCGACGCGAAGGGCATCTCGCACGGCCAGCCGGGTCGCGGGCCCGACATCGCCTGGTTCCGCGACCCGGCCGGCAACGTGCTCGCGGTGCTCGCGCCGAACTAG
- a CDS encoding NAD-dependent epimerase/dehydratase family protein, whose protein sequence is MSATTVLFIGGTGIISSAASALAAERGMEVTLLNRGRSQREPAEGVEVLTADIADDAAVDAALAGREFDVVADMIAFTPDQVQRDIDRFEGRTGQYVFISSASAYQKPVAHLPITESTPLRNPFWQYSRDKIACEDLLTAAYRERGFPVTVLRPSHTYDEWTIPAFGGWTAIDRIRRGEEIVVHGDGTSLWTLTHSRDFAVGFVGLLGNPLAHGDTFQITSDFVYTWNQIYGMLGRAAGAEPRLRYATSEAIEAAIPDRAGQLTGDMAHSVVFDNTKIKRLVRDFAPTIGLHESASAIIDWHDAHPELQRVDPAINALFDSLLA, encoded by the coding sequence ATGTCAGCGACGACGGTGTTGTTCATCGGCGGGACGGGGATCATCTCGTCCGCCGCCAGTGCGCTCGCCGCCGAGCGCGGCATGGAGGTGACGCTGCTCAACCGCGGCCGATCGCAGCGTGAACCGGCCGAGGGCGTCGAGGTGCTGACCGCGGACATCGCCGACGACGCGGCTGTCGACGCCGCGCTCGCCGGTCGTGAGTTCGACGTCGTGGCCGACATGATCGCCTTCACCCCCGACCAGGTACAGCGCGACATCGACCGCTTCGAGGGGCGTACGGGGCAGTACGTCTTCATCAGCTCGGCGTCGGCGTACCAGAAGCCGGTCGCGCATCTTCCGATCACGGAGTCGACGCCGTTGCGGAATCCGTTCTGGCAGTACTCGCGCGACAAGATCGCCTGCGAGGACCTGCTGACAGCGGCCTACCGGGAACGAGGCTTCCCGGTCACGGTGCTGCGACCCTCGCACACCTACGACGAGTGGACCATCCCCGCCTTCGGCGGCTGGACCGCGATCGACCGCATCCGGCGAGGCGAGGAGATCGTCGTGCACGGCGACGGGACCTCGCTGTGGACTCTCACCCACTCGCGCGACTTCGCCGTCGGGTTCGTCGGCCTCCTCGGCAACCCGCTCGCGCACGGCGACACGTTCCAGATCACGAGTGACTTCGTCTACACCTGGAACCAGATCTACGGGATGCTGGGGCGCGCCGCCGGCGCCGAGCCGCGCCTCCGGTATGCGACCAGCGAGGCCATCGAGGCAGCGATCCCCGATCGCGCAGGCCAGCTCACCGGTGACATGGCGCACTCCGTCGTGTTCGACAACACGAAGATCAAGCGGCTCGTGCGCGACTTCGCGCCGACCATCGGACTGCACGAGTCGGCCAGTGCGATCATCGACTGGCACGACGCTCACCCCGAGCTGCAGCGCGTCGACCCCGCGATCAACGCCCTCTTCGACAGCCTCCTCGCCTAG
- a CDS encoding ROK family protein, with protein MSETTDVRVGVDLGGTGTRIVLVGSEGATVDRVSFATVAERAVAVPSLVSAIRTLLAGRTPVSIGIGASGPVDRCGVIRNPATLPGFSGADLEGELGDAFDVPVSIDNDAVTAAIYEQRLGEAVGAAGTLMVTLGTGVGVAALDRGRPIRGTDGEHPEAGHRLVAEPTPPCYCGRSACWEQAVSRTALQAAAEEVCGPGAADALAELASRARGGQEQALSVFESFGNALGAGLADLQTVVRANVIVIGGSVAQFDDLLHEAAQRAYTRIDTYAPVPEIRFSRAGDVGGAIGAAFLEPRWYRPATG; from the coding sequence GTGAGTGAGACGACGGATGTCAGGGTGGGCGTCGACCTCGGCGGCACGGGAACGAGGATCGTGCTCGTGGGTTCGGAAGGGGCGACCGTCGACCGCGTGTCATTCGCTACGGTTGCGGAGCGTGCGGTCGCCGTGCCGAGTCTCGTATCGGCGATCCGCACACTGCTGGCGGGGCGGACTCCCGTGTCGATCGGCATCGGGGCGAGCGGTCCCGTCGACCGGTGCGGCGTGATCCGCAATCCGGCCACTCTCCCCGGGTTCAGCGGCGCGGACCTTGAAGGCGAACTGGGCGACGCGTTCGACGTGCCGGTGTCGATCGACAATGACGCGGTGACGGCCGCCATCTACGAGCAACGACTCGGCGAGGCCGTCGGTGCCGCCGGGACGCTGATGGTCACTCTCGGCACGGGTGTAGGAGTCGCCGCGCTCGACCGAGGCCGCCCGATCCGCGGCACCGACGGTGAGCATCCCGAAGCCGGACACCGTCTCGTCGCCGAGCCGACGCCGCCCTGCTATTGCGGTCGGAGCGCGTGCTGGGAGCAGGCGGTGTCCCGAACCGCGCTGCAGGCTGCTGCGGAAGAGGTGTGCGGTCCCGGTGCAGCCGATGCGCTCGCAGAGCTCGCGAGTCGTGCTCGCGGGGGTCAGGAGCAGGCGCTGTCCGTCTTCGAGTCCTTCGGCAACGCCCTCGGCGCGGGGCTCGCCGACCTTCAGACCGTGGTTCGCGCGAATGTGATCGTCATCGGCGGAAGCGTTGCGCAGTTCGACGACCTTCTGCATGAGGCCGCTCAGCGTGCTTACACGCGAATCGATACGTACGCCCCCGTGCCGGAGATCAGATTCTCCCGGGCGGGGGACGTCGGCGGGGCAATCGGGGCCGCGTTCCTCGAGCCGCGATGGTATCGCCCGGCCACCGGGTGA
- a CDS encoding SIS domain-containing protein yields MTTASPFELNIREQPEALRELARRGPEPRLAEITARPWERIVLTGMGSSHTVGIPTWRAIAATGRPVWNVDAGQLLDTPGLLTPDTLVIATSQSGASAEIVELLARGRGGATLIGITASDDSPLARAADLHLPLQSGPEATVSTKSYLNSIVTHHRIAASFGAVDPRLVEQQIASAAEHVEAQVDLDLLGVAEAALTPPRPRVGIVGWGDAAATALFAALIIKESSKVPVEGFVGGEFRHGPYELAGPGFTGVLFGAGRDDVDRPLGRIAHDLVASGADVVLVGDLHLDGATTIETNADGSMAALIEQSVVAERLAVAFAHGNGVVPGAFAYGSKVTATL; encoded by the coding sequence ATGACGACGGCATCCCCGTTCGAGCTGAACATCCGCGAGCAGCCGGAAGCGCTGCGCGAGCTGGCGAGACGCGGTCCGGAACCGCGACTCGCTGAGATCACCGCCCGTCCGTGGGAGCGGATCGTCCTCACGGGGATGGGCAGCTCCCACACGGTCGGCATCCCGACGTGGCGCGCGATCGCCGCGACGGGACGCCCGGTATGGAATGTCGATGCGGGGCAGCTCCTCGACACCCCCGGGCTCCTCACCCCGGACACTCTCGTGATCGCGACCTCGCAATCCGGTGCCAGCGCCGAAATCGTCGAGCTCCTCGCTCGTGGACGGGGCGGCGCGACTCTGATCGGCATCACGGCGTCCGACGACAGTCCGCTCGCGCGGGCCGCCGATCTCCACCTGCCGCTGCAGAGTGGACCGGAGGCGACCGTCAGCACCAAGAGCTACCTCAATTCGATCGTCACCCATCACCGGATCGCCGCCTCCTTCGGCGCCGTCGATCCGCGCCTCGTCGAGCAGCAGATCGCGTCGGCGGCGGAGCACGTCGAAGCGCAGGTCGATCTCGATCTGCTCGGGGTCGCGGAGGCCGCGCTCACTCCGCCGCGACCACGAGTCGGCATCGTCGGATGGGGCGATGCCGCGGCGACCGCGCTGTTCGCCGCACTGATCATCAAGGAGTCGTCCAAGGTCCCCGTCGAGGGGTTCGTCGGGGGCGAGTTCCGGCACGGTCCGTACGAGCTCGCCGGTCCAGGCTTCACAGGCGTGCTGTTCGGCGCAGGGCGCGACGACGTCGACCGCCCGCTCGGCCGGATCGCTCACGACCTCGTCGCCTCGGGCGCTGATGTGGTCCTCGTGGGAGATCTACATCTCGACGGGGCGACGACCATCGAGACGAACGCCGACGGGTCGATGGCGGCGCTGATCGAGCAGTCGGTCGTCGCGGAACGGCTCGCGGTGGCCTTCGCGCACGGCAACGGTGTCGTCCCCGGTGCCTTCGCCTACGGCAGCAAGGTCACGGCGACTCTGTGA
- a CDS encoding GMC family oxidoreductase yields MNTSLPSHVDTLVIGAGPGGSAFTGVLAAGTDSTVLLVEAGPDYGPQADGRWPADMLDARTIPLSHDYDLHTTRTSGSGTLDLPRAAIVGGCSAHNGCTASVSARFDYDEWAAKGNPGWSAAEVEPLLDRVRDAFRVRRYTMGELTPPQRAFVDAGLAAGLPFADDLDDLDAGEGIGPMPVNVVDGVRWNSAFAFLDDVRDRPNLTIRGGARVRRLTFDGTRATGAEIEVGGEVVRVRAERVVVAAGAYHSPAILLRSGVGPAEELAELGIETVVDLPGVGKHLLDHECVQLDFAGRPGLVEELAALGWSPDEQTIGRIRSSLCDDGPYDIHVFMVAGANSGHPGLPPISLYGGAMRARSEGTVTLGPDLDVVNPVIDHRYGSDPEGHDRTVLGEALALLDRMVAHPALAEILGERVGDGDPLDDIVNYCHPVGSCKMGPREDATAVVDSSGRVHGAEGLYVADASIMPSITRGNINLPTAMIGANIAHGLLKKEAGR; encoded by the coding sequence ATGAACACTTCTCTCCCTTCCCACGTCGACACTCTCGTTATCGGCGCCGGCCCCGGCGGGTCCGCCTTCACCGGCGTTCTCGCGGCGGGTACGGACTCGACGGTCCTGTTGGTCGAAGCCGGGCCGGACTACGGCCCGCAGGCCGACGGCCGATGGCCCGCGGACATGCTGGATGCCCGGACCATCCCGCTCTCGCACGACTACGACCTGCACACCACGCGCACCTCGGGTTCCGGGACCCTGGACCTGCCGCGGGCCGCGATCGTCGGGGGATGCTCGGCGCACAACGGGTGCACGGCATCGGTCAGCGCGCGATTCGACTACGACGAATGGGCGGCGAAGGGGAACCCCGGGTGGTCCGCCGCGGAGGTGGAACCCCTGCTCGACCGAGTGCGGGACGCCTTTCGCGTGCGCCGTTACACGATGGGCGAGCTGACGCCGCCACAGCGGGCCTTCGTCGACGCGGGCCTCGCCGCGGGTCTGCCGTTCGCCGACGATCTGGATGACCTCGACGCCGGCGAGGGGATCGGTCCGATGCCCGTGAACGTGGTGGACGGCGTCCGCTGGAACAGCGCCTTCGCGTTTCTCGACGACGTGCGCGACCGGCCGAACCTCACGATCCGCGGTGGGGCGCGTGTACGCCGCCTGACCTTCGACGGCACGCGCGCGACCGGCGCCGAGATCGAGGTCGGCGGCGAGGTCGTGCGCGTCCGCGCAGAGCGTGTGGTCGTCGCCGCTGGGGCCTACCACTCGCCGGCGATCCTGCTGCGGTCCGGTGTGGGGCCTGCGGAGGAGCTTGCCGAGCTCGGGATCGAGACCGTGGTCGATCTGCCCGGAGTCGGCAAGCATCTACTCGACCACGAGTGCGTGCAGTTGGACTTCGCCGGACGCCCCGGCCTCGTCGAGGAGCTCGCCGCGTTGGGTTGGAGCCCCGACGAGCAGACCATCGGCAGGATCCGTTCGAGCCTGTGTGACGACGGCCCCTACGACATCCACGTGTTCATGGTGGCCGGCGCGAACAGCGGGCACCCCGGCCTCCCACCGATCTCCCTCTACGGCGGCGCCATGCGGGCGCGCTCCGAGGGGACTGTCACCCTCGGACCCGATCTCGACGTCGTGAACCCGGTGATCGACCATCGCTACGGCTCCGACCCGGAAGGGCATGATCGCACGGTGCTCGGCGAGGCTCTCGCGCTCCTCGACCGGATGGTGGCGCACCCCGCGCTCGCCGAGATCCTGGGCGAACGCGTGGGGGACGGGGATCCTCTCGACGACATCGTCAACTACTGCCACCCCGTGGGCTCATGCAAGATGGGTCCGCGCGAGGATGCGACGGCGGTCGTCGACAGCTCGGGTCGAGTCCACGGCGCGGAGGGTCTGTACGTCGCGGACGCGTCGATCATGCCCTCGATCACCCGAGGGAACATCAACCTGCCGACGGCGATGATCGGAGCGAACATCGCCCATGGACTGCTGAAGAAGGAGGCGGGTCGATGA
- a CDS encoding DeoR/GlpR family DNA-binding transcription regulator: MNAEHRQQEILAQLADQGEVSVTDLSARFGVSEMTARRDIIQLAAAGLLVRTHGGAVSAASRSFEPLFALRSRTNADAKRLIGQAVAREIIDGQTIVLDGGSTGVAIAEALVGRNLTVCALNIRVADVLSTDHATRLMIPGGMVRTGESSIVGSDAEAALRRYRFDSYIMTASAIDVGAGLTEWNVEDAAVKRAAREVSRRTVVAVDSSKFGREAFARICGLDEVDLVVTDASVAGTHKNEISAAGAELLIA, translated from the coding sequence ATGAACGCGGAGCACCGACAGCAGGAGATCCTCGCGCAGCTCGCCGACCAGGGCGAGGTGAGCGTCACCGACCTCAGCGCGCGGTTCGGGGTGTCCGAGATGACAGCTCGGCGCGACATCATCCAGTTGGCGGCGGCCGGGTTGCTCGTCCGCACCCACGGAGGGGCGGTATCCGCCGCGAGCCGCAGCTTCGAGCCGCTTTTCGCCCTCCGCAGTCGCACGAACGCCGATGCCAAGAGACTCATCGGTCAGGCCGTCGCGCGCGAGATCATCGATGGTCAGACGATCGTGCTCGACGGCGGTTCGACCGGAGTCGCGATCGCCGAGGCGCTCGTGGGACGCAACCTGACGGTGTGCGCTCTGAACATCCGGGTCGCCGATGTGCTGTCGACCGACCATGCGACCCGACTGATGATCCCGGGCGGGATGGTGCGGACCGGAGAGTCCAGCATCGTCGGCTCGGATGCCGAGGCGGCGCTGCGGCGCTACCGCTTCGACAGTTACATCATGACGGCGTCGGCGATCGACGTCGGCGCCGGACTGACCGAGTGGAACGTCGAGGATGCCGCGGTCAAGCGTGCGGCGCGGGAGGTCTCTCGCCGCACGGTGGTCGCCGTGGACTCGTCCAAGTTCGGACGCGAGGCGTTCGCCCGCATCTGCGGCCTGGACGAGGTCGACCTCGTGGTGACCGACGCCTCCGTCGCGGGCACCCACAAGAACGAGATCTCGGCTGCGGGGGCCGAGCTGCTCATCGCCTGA
- a CDS encoding APC family permease, which produces MSDSRPDALTRQGAPMTSTLRTGSIGLGGTLMQSIAQISPTLGIFYTIAFTTSQAGVSAPLTYLAAFVLCLMIAIPLRGLARHLPSAGGFYTYVSSGIGPRAGFMTGWLYALMVTIVPAALASFTGAILQDALSAKYGIGIPWWVYAVVILAICFACAYRGIVISIKFLVVMTVFEMLVGLSLAAWGVFNPGVGGVSLEGFNPVNIQNGSGFFLAVVLSIFAFTGFESAAAVGEESRDPKRIIPRAIIGSLVLIGVFYVVTAWGLQIGWGVDDLASLAESPTAPAFVLADRVFDGGSLIVLIALVNSGLGVCIACTTSATRTVYGIARTGALPSVLATVQEKHRTPVVAVYVQSALALLVCLAIGIPIGPYNLFNVFGTAGTFVYIPIFVLMNIAAYRFFRTRRPEEFNPWAYVVAPIVSTIALGLIAFYSLNPLPAFPISLAPFIAVLYVVIGLAILFGRNLRPGKRAWMAQAGELPDVD; this is translated from the coding sequence ATGTCCGACTCCCGACCCGACGCACTGACGCGTCAGGGCGCTCCGATGACGTCTACGCTTCGCACCGGGTCCATCGGCCTCGGCGGAACCCTCATGCAATCGATCGCGCAGATCTCGCCGACGCTCGGCATCTTCTACACGATCGCCTTCACGACGTCCCAGGCAGGGGTGAGCGCGCCGCTCACGTACCTCGCGGCGTTCGTTCTCTGCCTGATGATCGCGATTCCGCTGCGCGGTCTCGCCAGACACCTCCCGTCCGCCGGGGGGTTCTACACCTACGTGTCGAGCGGCATCGGCCCGCGTGCGGGCTTCATGACGGGCTGGTTGTACGCGCTCATGGTGACGATCGTCCCCGCCGCGCTGGCGTCGTTCACCGGCGCGATCCTCCAGGACGCGTTGAGCGCGAAGTACGGCATCGGGATCCCGTGGTGGGTCTACGCGGTCGTCATCCTCGCGATCTGCTTCGCCTGCGCATATCGAGGCATCGTGATCTCGATCAAGTTCCTCGTGGTGATGACGGTCTTCGAGATGCTGGTGGGACTGTCGTTGGCGGCGTGGGGCGTGTTCAACCCCGGCGTGGGCGGCGTGAGCCTCGAAGGGTTCAACCCCGTGAACATCCAGAACGGCTCGGGGTTCTTCCTCGCCGTCGTCCTGTCGATCTTCGCGTTCACCGGGTTCGAGAGCGCCGCCGCTGTGGGCGAGGAGTCCCGCGATCCGAAGCGCATCATCCCGCGAGCGATCATCGGGTCGCTCGTGCTCATCGGGGTGTTCTACGTCGTGACCGCATGGGGCCTGCAGATCGGGTGGGGAGTCGACGACCTCGCCTCCCTCGCGGAATCGCCGACCGCGCCGGCCTTCGTGCTGGCCGACCGCGTCTTCGACGGTGGATCTCTGATCGTGCTGATCGCCCTCGTCAACTCGGGTCTCGGCGTCTGCATCGCGTGCACGACGAGCGCCACCCGCACCGTCTACGGGATCGCCAGGACCGGTGCCCTGCCGAGCGTGCTCGCCACCGTGCAGGAGAAGCACCGGACGCCGGTCGTCGCCGTCTACGTCCAGTCGGCCCTCGCCTTGCTCGTGTGCCTCGCTATCGGCATCCCGATCGGGCCCTACAACCTCTTCAACGTGTTCGGCACCGCCGGGACCTTCGTGTACATCCCGATCTTCGTGCTGATGAATATCGCCGCATACCGGTTCTTCCGCACGCGGCGTCCGGAGGAGTTCAACCCGTGGGCCTACGTGGTCGCGCCGATCGTGTCCACGATCGCGCTGGGGCTGATCGCCTTCTACAGCCTCAACCCGCTGCCCGCGTTCCCGATCTCGCTCGCGCCCTTCATCGCCGTGCTGTACGTGGTGATCGGACTCGCGATCCTGTTCGGGCGCAATCTTCGACCGGGGAAGCGCGCGTGGATGGCTCAGGCCGGAGAGCTCCCTGATGTTGACTGA
- a CDS encoding ferredoxin, translating to MDIVVQTSACVGAGQCALVAPEVFDQDDDGIVLLLDPSPEGADADAATRAARLCPARAIALA from the coding sequence ATGGACATCGTCGTTCAGACCAGCGCATGCGTCGGAGCAGGCCAGTGCGCCCTGGTGGCGCCCGAGGTGTTCGATCAGGACGACGACGGCATCGTCCTCCTGCTCGACCCCTCGCCCGAGGGGGCGGATGCCGACGCTGCCACCCGCGCCGCGCGGCTCTGCCCGGCGCGCGCGATCGCCCTCGCCTGA